The following proteins are co-located in the Pseudomonas fluorescens genome:
- a CDS encoding fimbrial protein has product MRDQMVHRAWPGAGLAVLLVFGLLPEAYAADNLSFKGNLVEEACTIRPGDEAIKMELWDVTSKHLYINTRSQGRRFELHLEDCDTTIGNTVTISFGGTESAALPGLFALDGGSGATGIGVGIETLSDKPLPINAVSDEQRLVDGNNVIELKAYVKGEPQAIRDQTIGPGAYTVTSTFTLDYP; this is encoded by the coding sequence ATGCGAGATCAAATGGTTCACAGGGCCTGGCCCGGTGCAGGGCTGGCCGTACTGCTGGTGTTCGGCCTGCTCCCCGAGGCGTATGCCGCTGACAACCTGAGTTTCAAGGGCAACCTGGTGGAAGAAGCCTGCACGATTCGTCCGGGGGACGAGGCGATCAAAATGGAACTCTGGGACGTGACCAGCAAGCACCTCTACATCAACACGCGCTCACAGGGGCGCAGGTTCGAACTGCACCTGGAAGACTGTGACACCACGATTGGCAACACGGTGACCATCTCGTTTGGCGGCACGGAAAGCGCGGCGCTGCCCGGGTTGTTCGCACTGGACGGTGGCAGTGGCGCCACGGGCATCGGCGTTGGCATCGAGACCCTGAGCGACAAGCCGTTGCCCATCAACGCCGTGAGTGACGAGCAGCGCTTGGTGGATGGCAACAATGTGATTGAGCTCAAGGCCTACGTGAAGGGCGAGCCTCAAGCCATCCGGGACCAGACCATCGGGCCTGGAGCGTACACCGTGACCTCGACGTTTACGCTCGACTACCCGTGA
- a CDS encoding fimbrial protein translates to MKRCYVAVVLLGLIGMTTNAHAADCRVNGGGWQSVGHGQTINLHVPVTVRVGSDRTRLLLEGASLQCRFSLGQPGAPQYTDYWGTAVQAGNPWVPGPKFNNQGTGLRINGSFYNTPVPFGIRLASMPNNGVGYPIEATPYILLRNDPSNPIDIRVGDVLGTLNLRQTNNYNLTNTRLILTYSAANNFGLTPSTCTINNNNPIEINFGTVNQRAIGTDPLTTTVRSDRRLTYSCPDGGITTPITITYKGTPSSFDPRLLVMTNPDVGTAMLRNGAAVQVGGAFRTNITNSTGGDDVTFTLVRRAGSLPTPGAVTGTGVLVMGVP, encoded by the coding sequence ATGAAACGATGCTATGTAGCCGTGGTGCTTCTTGGCCTGATAGGTATGACGACGAACGCGCACGCCGCTGATTGCCGTGTGAATGGCGGAGGGTGGCAATCCGTCGGTCACGGCCAAACGATAAATCTGCATGTGCCCGTTACGGTCCGCGTGGGTTCGGACAGAACCCGGCTGCTCCTGGAGGGGGCGTCGCTGCAATGTCGATTCTCTCTCGGTCAGCCAGGCGCTCCTCAATATACCGACTATTGGGGAACCGCGGTGCAAGCCGGAAACCCTTGGGTACCCGGCCCAAAATTCAACAATCAAGGCACCGGCTTACGCATTAACGGGAGCTTCTATAACACCCCGGTTCCGTTTGGTATCCGGCTAGCGAGCATGCCCAACAACGGTGTCGGATACCCCATCGAAGCAACCCCCTATATTTTGTTACGCAACGATCCGAGCAACCCGATCGACATTCGAGTAGGGGACGTATTGGGTACGTTAAATCTGCGCCAGACCAATAATTACAACCTGACGAATACGCGGCTCATACTGACGTACTCCGCCGCGAATAACTTCGGCCTCACCCCGTCAACGTGCACGATCAACAATAACAACCCGATCGAGATCAACTTCGGTACGGTGAACCAAAGGGCAATCGGCACCGATCCGTTGACCACCACCGTCCGCAGCGACCGCAGGCTCACGTACTCCTGCCCGGACGGTGGGATTACCACCCCGATCACCATCACCTACAAAGGCACCCCGTCGTCGTTCGACCCGCGCCTGCTCGTGATGACTAACCCGGACGTGGGCACCGCAATGCTGCGCAACGGCGCAGCGGTTCAAGTCGGTGGCGCGTTCCGAACCAACATCACCAACAGCACGGGCGGCGACGATGTGACGTTTACGCTGGTGCGGCGAGCGGGATCGCTGCCAACCCCAGGTGCCGTCACCGGCACTGGCGTGCTGGTGATGGGCGTGCCATGA
- a CDS encoding transglycosylase domain-containing protein — MGALWQTESSKAAKLHGSSDPAPLPKNKPRPRYVRRLFGLIGLMALIALGFAAAKEMRTSRLQAQQLSRLAHDLTYQLQPGPSTAMVYPGAGPFDRRLGYSDLNTFLPRLLKRGYVIQSQVQFSPALMNYAEHGLFVPYPEKIQAGLTLTDCRALPLYQFEYPQQLYSSFAAIPPLVVNSLLFIENRDLLDPAQPQANPAVDWPRFAKAAWSQAARVLHLPGQSAGGSTLATQLEKYRHSPDGLTLSGSEKLRQMFSAGVRAYQAGPDTLVARQNIVRDYLNSVPLSAVPGHGEVHGLAEGLRVWYGADFKQVNQALSGSETDAPHLAQRGLALRQVLSLMIAQRRPSHYLANGRAELAQLTDSHLRLLGQSAVIDSALLNAALASHVTYRDWQQQPTLQPIDTNKGISVARSRVAALLNRPLYDLDRLDLSATSTLQAELQTQATDYLKQLADPVFAGSMGLLGERLLTPASTPQVRYSFTLFELTPDGSRVRVQTDNTDQPFDINEGSKLELGSTAKLRVLTTYLQIISELHDRYGTLTPAALKKVDIADQDRISRWAVDYLIQTPDKSLAHLLDAALDRTYSASPNEGFFTGGGLHHFHNFRNEDNGRSPSLRDALRESINLPFIRLMRDLERYVTYAGPNNSAQLLKDDDDPRRQEYLAKFADREGTTFLLKFWKKYQKKDTQARLETFLDGLHPTAIRLAAVHRYLFPEANQDTFNRFVRSHLVSAKTSEKLTDERLQRLYKDYGPGTYDLPDQGYIAKVHPLDLWLLGYLLNHADASLAEVVKASQFERQEVYSWLFKSRHQRARDSRIRTMLEIEAFLDIHQRWQAVGYPFDHLVPSLATAIGSSGDRPAALAELMGIILNDGVRGKVLRIDSLHFADDTPYETRVVNNPEPGKRVMPSEVATALRGALSQVVDAGTAKRVSGSFKLADGTPLAMGGKTGTGDNRIEAIGAGGRVISSKAINRTATFVFYIGDRHFGTLTAFVPGSSAQNFKFTSALPVQVLKGMAPILLPYLQPGSQTLCR; from the coding sequence ATGGGCGCACTGTGGCAAACCGAATCGAGCAAGGCTGCGAAACTACACGGCAGTTCGGACCCAGCGCCTTTACCCAAAAATAAACCCAGGCCGCGCTATGTACGGCGCCTGTTCGGGTTGATCGGGTTGATGGCGCTGATTGCCCTGGGGTTTGCCGCCGCCAAAGAGATGCGCACCTCGCGCCTGCAGGCCCAGCAACTCAGCCGCCTGGCCCACGACCTCACCTATCAACTGCAGCCCGGCCCCAGCACGGCCATGGTTTATCCGGGCGCGGGCCCATTCGACCGGCGCCTGGGTTACAGCGACCTCAACACCTTCCTGCCGCGCCTGCTCAAGCGCGGGTATGTGATCCAGTCCCAGGTGCAGTTTTCCCCCGCGCTGATGAATTACGCCGAGCACGGCCTGTTCGTGCCTTACCCGGAAAAAATCCAGGCCGGCCTGACCCTCACCGACTGCCGCGCCTTGCCCCTGTACCAGTTCGAGTACCCACAGCAGTTGTACTCAAGTTTTGCCGCGATCCCGCCGTTGGTGGTCAACAGCCTGTTGTTCATCGAGAACCGCGACCTGCTCGACCCGGCACAGCCGCAGGCCAACCCGGCGGTGGACTGGCCGCGCTTTGCCAAGGCGGCCTGGTCACAAGCCGCGCGGGTACTGCACCTGCCCGGCCAGAGTGCCGGCGGCAGTACGTTGGCGACCCAGCTGGAAAAATACCGGCACTCGCCCGACGGCCTGACCTTGTCCGGCAGCGAGAAGCTGCGCCAGATGTTTTCCGCCGGCGTGCGGGCTTATCAGGCCGGGCCGGACACGTTGGTCGCGCGCCAGAACATCGTGCGCGACTACCTCAACAGCGTGCCGCTGTCCGCCGTGCCCGGGCATGGTGAAGTGCATGGCCTGGCTGAGGGGTTGCGCGTGTGGTACGGCGCCGACTTCAAGCAAGTCAATCAGGCCCTGAGCGGCAGCGAAACGGATGCGCCCCACCTGGCGCAACGTGGCCTGGCCCTGCGTCAGGTGTTGTCGCTGATGATCGCCCAGCGCCGCCCTTCGCATTACCTGGCCAATGGTCGCGCGGAGCTTGCCCAACTCACCGACAGCCATTTGCGCTTGTTGGGGCAGAGCGCGGTGATCGACTCGGCACTGCTCAACGCGGCCCTCGCCTCGCACGTCACGTATCGTGACTGGCAGCAACAGCCGACGCTCCAACCCATCGATACCAACAAAGGCATCAGCGTGGCCCGCAGCCGCGTCGCCGCCCTGCTTAACCGGCCGCTGTACGACCTCGACCGCCTGGACCTTTCGGCCACCAGCACCTTGCAAGCCGAGTTGCAAACTCAAGCCACCGACTACCTCAAGCAGCTGGCCGACCCTGTCTTCGCGGGCAGCATGGGCCTGCTCGGCGAGCGCCTGCTCACGCCCGCCAGCACGCCGCAAGTGCGCTACAGCTTCACCCTGTTCGAATTGACGCCGGATGGCTCGCGGGTGCGCGTGCAAACCGACAATACCGACCAGCCCTTCGACATCAATGAAGGCAGCAAACTGGAACTGGGCTCCACCGCCAAATTGCGCGTGCTCACCACTTACCTGCAGATCATCAGCGAACTGCATGATCGCTACGGCACGCTAACGCCGGCCGCACTGAAAAAAGTCGACATCGCCGACCAGGACCGCATCAGCCGTTGGGCCGTCGACTACCTGATTCAGACGCCGGATAAATCCCTTGCCCACCTGCTCGATGCCGCCCTCGACCGCACGTATTCGGCCAGCCCCAACGAAGGTTTTTTTACCGGCGGCGGCCTGCATCACTTCCACAACTTTCGCAATGAAGACAACGGCCGCAGCCCGTCGCTGCGTGACGCGCTGCGCGAGTCGATCAACCTGCCGTTCATTCGCCTGATGCGTGACCTTGAGCGTTACGTCACCTATGCCGGCCCCAATAACAGCGCGCAGTTGCTCAAGGATGACGACGACCCACGTCGCCAGGAGTACCTGGCCAAATTTGCTGACCGCGAAGGCACCACCTTCCTGCTCAAGTTCTGGAAGAAGTACCAGAAAAAAGACACCCAGGCGCGCCTGGAAACCTTTCTCGACGGCCTGCACCCAACGGCTATCCGCCTGGCCGCCGTCCACCGCTACCTGTTTCCCGAAGCCAACCAGGACACCTTCAACCGCTTTGTGCGCTCACACCTGGTGAGCGCCAAAACCAGCGAAAAACTCACCGACGAGCGTTTGCAGCGCCTCTACAAAGACTACGGCCCCGGCACCTATGATTTGCCCGACCAGGGCTACATCGCCAAGGTGCACCCGCTGGACCTGTGGTTACTTGGCTACCTGCTCAACCACGCCGACGCGTCCTTGGCCGAGGTGGTCAAGGCCAGCCAGTTCGAGCGCCAGGAGGTGTACAGCTGGCTGTTCAAGAGCCGCCATCAACGTGCGCGCGACAGCCGCATCCGCACCATGCTGGAGATCGAAGCCTTTCTGGATATTCATCAGCGTTGGCAGGCGGTGGGCTACCCCTTCGACCATCTGGTGCCCTCGCTCGCCACCGCGATTGGCAGCTCTGGCGATCGCCCCGCCGCGCTCGCTGAACTGATGGGCATCATCCTTAACGACGGGGTGCGCGGCAAAGTGCTGCGCATCGACAGCCTGCATTTTGCCGACGACACCCCCTATGAAACCCGCGTGGTCAACAACCCTGAGCCAGGCAAACGGGTGATGCCGTCCGAGGTTGCCACCGCGTTGCGCGGGGCGTTGTCGCAAGTCGTGGATGCAGGCACGGCCAAGCGTGTGTCGGGCAGTTTCAAATTGGCCGACGGCACGCCGCTGGCCATGGGCGGCAAAACCGGCACCGGCGACAACCGCATCGAAGCAATCGGCGCCGGTGGGCGGGTGATCAGTTCCAAAGCGATCAACCGCACCGCGACCTTTGTGTTCTATATCGGTGATCGGCACTTCGGCACGCTGACGGCGTTTGTACCAGGCAGCTCAGCGCAAAACTTCAAATTCACCTCCGCGCTGCCCGTGCAGGTACTCAAGGGCATGGCGCCGATTTTGCTGCCGTACCTGCAGCCGGGCAGCCAGACCCTGTGTCGATAG
- a CDS encoding fimbrial protein, producing the protein MNSHNVKVLGGLLLAFMGSAYAAEDGEDVEGMNGMLNVLGTLHETPCSLEMTSLHQTVELGAVTTSQLQRPGDQATSVAFQLRFSDCNRTAGSIRNERTGNLTWSAFQPVLSVAFMAPADADDPRLVKVQGITGMGLRLTDDLGRDVQLGSRGQPLFLTLGKDTQTWNVQPTRTSAPLSSGAFKAVVDFRLNYE; encoded by the coding sequence ATGAATTCGCACAACGTGAAGGTCTTGGGCGGCCTGCTACTGGCCTTTATGGGAAGCGCATACGCCGCCGAGGACGGCGAGGATGTGGAGGGCATGAACGGCATGCTCAACGTACTCGGGACCCTGCATGAAACCCCTTGCAGCCTGGAGATGACATCACTGCATCAAACCGTTGAGTTGGGCGCCGTCACCACCAGCCAGTTGCAACGGCCGGGTGACCAGGCGACGTCCGTGGCGTTTCAGCTGCGTTTCAGCGATTGCAACCGCACCGCCGGCAGCATTCGCAACGAACGCACGGGCAACCTGACCTGGAGTGCTTTTCAGCCCGTGCTGTCGGTCGCGTTCATGGCGCCTGCCGATGCTGACGATCCACGCCTGGTCAAAGTACAAGGCATCACCGGCATGGGCCTGCGCTTGACCGACGACCTGGGGCGCGATGTACAGCTGGGCTCAAGGGGCCAACCGTTATTTTTGACGTTGGGCAAAGACACCCAGACCTGGAATGTCCAGCCCACGCGTACGTCTGCGCCGTTGAGCAGCGGGGCATTCAAGGCCGTGGTGGATTTCAGGCTCAACTATGAGTGA
- a CDS encoding amino acid permease, translating to MPVGNPLPHGETAQGGPLKRELGERHIRLMALGACIGVGLFLGSAKAIEMAGPAIMLSYIIGGLAILVIMRALGEMAVHNPVAGSFSRYAQDYLGPLAGFLTGWNYWFLWLVTCVAEITAVAVYMGVWFPDTPRWIWALAALISMGTINLIAVKAFGEFEFWFALIKIVTIIAMVIGGVGIIAFGFGNDGVALGISNLWAHGGFMPNGVQGVLMSLQMVMFAYLGVEMIGLTAGEAKNPQKTIPSAIGSVFWRILLFYVGALFVILSIYPWNEIGTQGSPFVMTFERLGIKTAAGIINFVVITAALSSCNGGIFSTGRMLYSLAQNGQAPATFATTSSNGVPRKALLLSIFVLLLGVLLNYMVPEKVFVWVTSIATFGAIWTWLMILLAQLKFRKSLSPAEQKALKYRMWLYPVSSYLALAFLVLVVGLMAYFPDTRVALYVGPVFLVLLTVLFYVFKLQPSNAGVRAQA from the coding sequence ATGCCAGTCGGCAACCCACTGCCCCATGGCGAGACCGCTCAAGGCGGCCCGCTCAAACGCGAACTCGGTGAACGGCATATTCGCCTGATGGCCCTTGGTGCCTGTATCGGTGTCGGCCTGTTCCTGGGTTCGGCCAAGGCCATTGAAATGGCCGGCCCGGCGATCATGCTGTCCTACATCATCGGCGGCCTGGCCATTCTGGTGATCATGCGTGCGCTCGGCGAAATGGCGGTGCACAACCCCGTCGCCGGTTCGTTCAGCCGCTATGCCCAGGATTACCTCGGCCCGTTGGCGGGCTTCCTCACCGGCTGGAATTACTGGTTCCTGTGGTTGGTCACCTGCGTCGCGGAAATTACCGCCGTCGCCGTCTACATGGGCGTGTGGTTCCCCGACACCCCGCGCTGGATCTGGGCCCTGGCGGCGCTGATCAGCATGGGCACCATCAACCTGATTGCGGTCAAGGCCTTCGGTGAGTTCGAATTCTGGTTCGCGCTGATCAAGATCGTCACGATCATTGCCATGGTCATCGGTGGCGTCGGCATCATCGCGTTCGGCTTCGGCAACGACGGGGTGGCGCTGGGTATCTCCAACCTGTGGGCCCACGGCGGCTTTATGCCCAACGGCGTGCAAGGCGTGTTGATGTCGCTGCAGATGGTGATGTTCGCGTACCTGGGCGTGGAAATGATCGGCCTCACCGCCGGTGAAGCGAAGAACCCGCAGAAGACCATCCCCAGTGCCATCGGCTCGGTGTTCTGGCGCATCCTGCTGTTCTATGTGGGCGCGCTGTTCGTGATTCTGTCGATCTACCCATGGAACGAAATCGGCACCCAGGGCAGCCCGTTCGTGATGACCTTCGAGCGCCTGGGCATCAAGACCGCCGCCGGCATCATCAACTTCGTGGTGATTACCGCCGCGCTGTCGTCGTGCAACGGCGGCATTTTCAGCACCGGGCGCATGCTCTACAGCCTGGCGCAGAACGGCCAGGCCCCGGCCACCTTCGCCACCACCTCAAGCAACGGCGTGCCGCGCAAGGCGCTGCTGCTGTCGATCTTCGTGCTGTTGCTGGGCGTGCTGCTCAACTACATGGTTCCGGAAAAAGTCTTTGTGTGGGTGACCTCCATCGCTACCTTCGGCGCGATCTGGACCTGGCTGATGATCCTGCTGGCCCAGCTCAAATTCCGTAAGAGCCTGAGCCCGGCCGAACAGAAAGCGCTGAAATATCGCATGTGGCTGTACCCGGTCAGTTCGTACCTGGCGCTGGCATTCCTGGTGCTGGTGGTGGGGCTGATGGCGTATTTCCCGGACACGCGGGTTGCGCTGTACGTGGGCCCGGTATTCCTGGTGCTGCTGACGGTGCTGTTCTACGTGTTCAAGTTGCAGCCGAGCAATGCCGGGGTGCGCGCTCAAGCCTGA
- a CDS encoding fimbrial protein, with protein MKRLYTAIVLLVFMGITPAVRAVDCRVNGAGWTTVGGGNLNLQVPVNVRLDTSQNRVFLEGARLECRYTPGPWTPSVSEDYWATGNLAGTPWTPGPKFVSEGTGLRVNGTNMNTPVPTGIRVATMPDNAIGYPIDVTPYILMRNSPGNPIDVRIGDNLGLLRMTQTNNGGTGSTQLLVTYIANNNFTVSPSTCTINNNNPLEINFGTVHQRAIGTDPLTTTIRSDRRLAYSCPDGGITTPITITYKGSPSAFDTRLLVMTNPDVGTALVRGGAAVQVGGSFRTNINNSTGGDDVTFALVRRAGSLPTTGAVTGSGVLVMGVP; from the coding sequence ATGAAACGACTATATACAGCCATTGTGCTTCTCGTTTTTATGGGTATTACACCGGCCGTAAGGGCAGTTGATTGCCGTGTGAATGGTGCAGGGTGGACAACGGTCGGGGGCGGAAATTTAAACCTGCAAGTTCCCGTCAATGTCCGATTGGATACCAGCCAAAACCGGGTTTTCCTCGAAGGGGCGAGGCTTGAATGTCGCTACACGCCAGGCCCTTGGACTCCATCGGTGAGTGAGGACTACTGGGCAACGGGCAATTTAGCGGGCACGCCTTGGACACCGGGCCCCAAGTTCGTCTCGGAAGGCACGGGCTTGCGAGTCAATGGGACGAACATGAACACCCCGGTTCCCACTGGGATCCGGGTAGCCACCATGCCCGATAACGCAATAGGGTATCCGATTGATGTAACCCCTTATATTTTGATGCGTAACAGCCCAGGGAATCCGATCGACGTTCGAATTGGGGACAATCTCGGGCTATTGCGTATGACCCAGACGAATAATGGCGGGACGGGCTCCACACAGCTCTTGGTCACTTACATCGCCAACAACAATTTCACTGTGTCCCCGTCCACCTGCACCATCAACAATAACAACCCGCTCGAGATCAACTTCGGCACCGTGCACCAAAGGGCGATCGGCACCGATCCGTTGACCACCACCATCCGCAGCGATCGCAGGCTCGCGTACTCATGCCCGGACGGCGGGATTACTACGCCGATCACCATCACCTACAAAGGCAGCCCGTCGGCGTTCGACACACGCCTTTTGGTGATGACCAACCCGGACGTGGGCACAGCGCTGGTGCGTGGGGGCGCGGCGGTTCAAGTCGGTGGCTCGTTCCGCACCAATATTAACAACAGCACCGGCGGCGACGATGTGACGTTTGCTCTGGTTCGGCGAGCGGGGTCGCTGCCGACCACGGGGGCCGTCACTGGCAGCGGTGTGCTCGTGATGGGAGTGCCATAA
- a CDS encoding fimbrial protein gives MKRCYVAVVLLGLIGMTTNAHAADCRVNGGGWQSVGHGQTINLHVPVTVRVGSDRTRLLLEGASLQCRFSLGQPGAPQYTDYWGTAVQAGNPWVPGPKFNNQGTGLRINGSFYNTPVPFGIRLASMPNNGVGYPIEATPYILLRNDPSNPIDIRIGDVLGTLNLHQTNNYNLTNTRLILTYSAANNFGLTPSTCTINNNNPLEINFGTVHQRAIGTDPLTTTIRSDRRLAYSCPDGGITTPITITYKGSPSAFDTRLLVMTNPDVGTAMLRNGAAVQVGGAFRTNITNSTGGDDVTFTLVRRAGSLPTTGAVTGSGVLVMGVP, from the coding sequence ATGAAACGATGCTATGTAGCCGTGGTGCTTCTTGGCCTGATAGGTATGACGACGAACGCGCACGCCGCTGATTGCCGTGTGAATGGCGGAGGGTGGCAATCCGTCGGTCACGGCCAAACGATAAATCTGCATGTGCCCGTTACGGTCCGCGTGGGTTCGGACAGAACCCGGCTGCTCCTGGAGGGGGCGTCGCTGCAATGTCGATTCTCTCTCGGTCAGCCAGGCGCTCCTCAATATACCGACTATTGGGGAACCGCGGTGCAAGCCGGAAACCCTTGGGTACCCGGCCCAAAATTCAACAATCAAGGCACCGGCTTACGCATTAACGGGAGCTTCTATAACACCCCGGTTCCGTTTGGTATCCGGCTGGCGAGCATGCCCAACAACGGTGTCGGATACCCCATCGAAGCAACCCCCTATATTTTGTTACGCAACGATCCGAGCAACCCGATCGACATTCGAATAGGGGACGTATTGGGTACGTTAAATCTCCACCAAACCAATAATTACAACCTGACGAATACGCGGCTAATACTGACGTACTCCGCCGCGAATAACTTCGGCCTCACCCCGTCAACGTGCACGATCAACAATAACAACCCGCTCGAGATCAACTTCGGCACCGTGCACCAAAGGGCAATCGGCACCGATCCGTTGACCACCACCATCCGCAGCGACCGCAGGCTCGCGTACTCGTGCCCGGACGGCGGGATTACTACGCCGATCACCATCACCTACAAAGGCAGCCCGTCGGCGTTCGACACGCGCCTTTTGGTGATGACCAACCCGGACGTGGGCACCGCAATGCTGCGCAACGGCGCAGCGGTTCAAGTCGGTGGCGCGTTCCGAACCAACATCACCAACAGCACGGGCGGCGACGATGTGACGTTTACTCTGGTGCGGCGAGCGGGGTCGCTGCCGACCACGGGGGCCGTCACTGGCAGCGGTGTGCTCGTGATGGGAGTGCCATAA
- a CDS encoding fimbria/pilus periplasmic chaperone yields the protein MMLTTRLTLPTFALLALGLSQSVNAAVGLDRTRVIFDGGKDATSVNITNNNTQLPYLAQGWIEDEDGKKINSPLIVLPPVQRLEPGKQSQVKVQALPAAKSLPQDRETVYYFNLREIPPRSDKSNTLQIALQTRIKLFYRPQAITPSQQDLSTPWQEKLTLTRDGDRYQVNNPTPYYVTLVDARSSKDGKTVAGFVPVMVPPKGTLALGPTARELGNTPYLAYVNDYGGRPLMPFTCTGSTCQVNVQASASTQ from the coding sequence ATGATGCTCACGACACGCCTTACCTTACCGACCTTCGCGTTGCTGGCGCTCGGCTTGAGCCAGAGTGTCAACGCCGCTGTCGGCCTGGACCGCACCCGAGTGATTTTTGATGGTGGCAAGGATGCAACCAGCGTCAACATCACCAATAACAACACCCAGTTGCCGTACCTGGCCCAGGGTTGGATCGAAGATGAAGACGGTAAAAAAATCAATTCGCCCCTGATCGTACTGCCGCCGGTGCAACGCCTGGAGCCGGGCAAGCAAAGCCAGGTCAAAGTCCAGGCGCTGCCGGCAGCCAAGTCGTTGCCGCAGGATCGAGAGACGGTCTACTACTTCAACCTGCGGGAGATTCCGCCGCGCAGTGACAAGTCCAACACCCTGCAGATTGCCCTGCAAACCCGAATCAAATTGTTCTACCGCCCGCAGGCGATTACGCCAAGCCAGCAAGACCTGTCCACCCCCTGGCAGGAAAAGCTGACGCTGACCCGCGACGGCGACCGTTACCAGGTCAACAACCCGACGCCTTACTACGTGACCCTGGTGGATGCGCGCAGCAGCAAGGACGGCAAAACCGTGGCCGGGTTTGTACCGGTGATGGTACCGCCCAAAGGCACGCTGGCCCTGGGGCCAACCGCCCGGGAACTTGGCAACACGCCTTACCTGGCCTACGTGAATGATTACGGCGGACGCCCGCTGATGCCCTTCACCTGCACAGGCTCAACGTGCCAGGTGAATGTGCAAGCGTCAGCGTCTACCCAGTAA
- a CDS encoding fimbrial protein codes for MTFWQQRALLALCSIGLCSGASANLTFSGTLNEPPPCTIDAGNTIEVDFGDVGVKRVDGVKYRKGVGYTITCGADTLPWELKLSVNGTATAFDGSAVQTSVPELGIRLFQNNLPFALNTPLDINLSSPPVLEAVPVQRLGAVLTPARFTAVATLLAEYE; via the coding sequence ATGACCTTTTGGCAGCAGCGAGCATTGCTCGCCTTGTGTTCCATCGGCCTGTGCAGCGGTGCGTCGGCCAACCTCACGTTCAGCGGCACGCTGAACGAGCCGCCGCCCTGCACGATTGATGCGGGCAACACCATTGAGGTCGACTTTGGCGACGTCGGGGTCAAGCGCGTCGATGGCGTGAAGTACCGCAAGGGCGTCGGCTACACCATCACCTGTGGCGCCGACACGCTGCCGTGGGAATTGAAGCTGAGTGTCAACGGCACCGCCACGGCGTTTGACGGCTCGGCGGTGCAGACCAGCGTGCCGGAGCTGGGCATCCGGCTGTTCCAGAACAACCTGCCGTTTGCGCTTAACACGCCACTGGATATCAACCTGTCGTCACCGCCCGTCTTGGAAGCCGTGCCCGTCCAACGGCTGGGTGCCGTGCTGACGCCCGCGCGGTTTACGGCGGTGGCCACGCTGTTGGCCGAATACGAGTAG
- a CDS encoding fimbrial protein has protein sequence MAKPTGPWAMLIGGGLLWAAGQVVQADTNLTIRATIIAPPPCVINGGSTLDVPFGNDLLTSRVDGVNYRREVPYTVVCDSPFSNAMKLELKGTAAAFDPDVLLTRKADLGVKLFINGADWPLNTAVNFTHPNFPVVQAVPVKRAGSRLTGGVFDAAATLVVDYQ, from the coding sequence ATGGCTAAGCCAACCGGCCCGTGGGCCATGCTTATCGGTGGCGGCCTGCTGTGGGCCGCCGGCCAGGTGGTGCAGGCCGATACCAACCTGACCATCCGCGCGACGATCATCGCGCCGCCACCGTGTGTGATCAACGGCGGCAGCACACTGGATGTGCCGTTCGGCAATGACCTGCTGACGTCGCGGGTGGATGGGGTGAATTACCGTCGAGAGGTGCCTTACACCGTCGTCTGTGATTCGCCGTTCAGCAACGCGATGAAACTGGAACTCAAGGGCACAGCGGCGGCGTTTGATCCTGACGTGCTCTTGACCCGCAAGGCGGACCTTGGGGTCAAGCTGTTCATCAATGGGGCCGACTGGCCGCTGAATACGGCGGTGAATTTTACCCACCCGAACTTCCCGGTCGTGCAGGCGGTGCCAGTCAAACGTGCGGGCAGCCGCCTGACAGGAGGCGTCTTCGATGCGGCCGCCACCCTTGTGGTCGATTACCAATGA